A portion of the Limnothrix sp. FACHB-406 genome contains these proteins:
- a CDS encoding AarF/ABC1/UbiB kinase family protein → MTPVFDATDPKRATIEARAVAEDVSAPVSPNQGPTDDEDIETYRSPHYDPDAIDAAYRGRWWAVLQRAIAVLWPCFMFAFAIWRDRQSNQVKRNEARRARQLRELLTQLGPAFIKVGQALSTRPDLVPPVYLEELTQLQDQLPAFPNEIAYRFIEEELGDRPENCFAELSEKPVAAASLGQVYRGKLKTGEAVAVKVQRPGLTEQITLDVYIMRGLAKWAMKNVKRLRSNLVAITDEFAARIFEEMDYSQEGRNAEQFAKLYGSMAEIYVPKIYWQYTGKRVLTMEWISGTKLTNLKEVAAQGIDATHLVNVGVQCSLRQLLEHGFFHADPHPGNLLAMPNGQLAYLDFGMMSRVKKYQRYGLIEAVVHMVNRDFARLAEDYVKLEFLTPDTNLEPISQALSGVFSNALGSSVSELNFKNITDQLSGVMYEYPFRVPAYYALIIRSLVTLEGIAINVDPEFKVLSKAYPYIAKRLLTDPAPELRASLQDLLFREGDFRWNRLENLLRNAKDSTDYDLNEGIDRAAEFLFSERGEFIRQQVANRLVEAIDAAGQSAWRSLLDNWGKFLNRNPGSPASSNPGTNPSNPRETLERLQRIWQLLQETPGFDSMKLLQLAARILVRPETQQLGQQIAGELAQRAIARLIREVLVARSPQPMTDSKAAVPIAALR, encoded by the coding sequence ATGACTCCTGTGTTTGATGCGACGGATCCCAAACGGGCCACGATCGAGGCACGGGCAGTGGCAGAGGATGTTTCCGCGCCGGTATCGCCAAATCAGGGGCCCACCGACGACGAAGACATCGAAACCTATCGATCGCCCCACTACGACCCAGACGCGATCGACGCGGCCTATCGAGGACGCTGGTGGGCAGTGCTGCAACGGGCGATCGCCGTTTTGTGGCCCTGCTTCATGTTTGCCTTTGCGATTTGGCGCGATCGCCAGAGCAACCAAGTCAAGCGCAACGAAGCCCGCCGCGCCCGCCAGTTACGAGAATTGCTGACCCAGTTGGGGCCCGCCTTCATCAAAGTGGGCCAAGCCCTTTCCACCCGACCCGACCTCGTGCCGCCGGTTTATTTGGAAGAGTTGACCCAACTGCAAGATCAATTGCCAGCTTTTCCGAATGAAATTGCCTACCGATTCATTGAGGAAGAATTGGGCGATCGCCCCGAAAATTGCTTTGCCGAACTCAGCGAAAAACCCGTTGCCGCCGCCAGCCTGGGGCAAGTCTATCGCGGCAAATTGAAAACTGGGGAAGCCGTTGCCGTGAAAGTGCAACGCCCCGGACTCACGGAGCAAATCACACTTGACGTTTACATCATGCGTGGCCTTGCCAAATGGGCCATGAAAAATGTCAAGCGACTGCGGAGCAACCTAGTTGCCATTACCGATGAATTTGCGGCCCGCATTTTTGAGGAAATGGACTATTCCCAAGAAGGGCGAAACGCAGAACAATTTGCCAAGCTCTATGGCTCCATGGCAGAAATTTACGTGCCCAAAATCTATTGGCAATACACCGGCAAACGGGTGTTAACCATGGAGTGGATTTCGGGAACCAAGCTCACCAATTTGAAAGAAGTGGCCGCACAAGGCATTGATGCCACCCACTTGGTAAATGTGGGGGTGCAGTGTTCTCTGCGGCAATTGCTGGAACATGGTTTTTTCCATGCGGATCCCCACCCGGGCAACCTGTTGGCTATGCCCAATGGTCAATTGGCTTATCTCGATTTTGGGATGATGAGCCGGGTTAAAAAATATCAGCGCTACGGACTGATCGAAGCGGTGGTTCACATGGTGAATCGCGATTTTGCTCGATTGGCGGAAGACTATGTGAAGCTGGAGTTTTTGACCCCTGACACCAATTTGGAGCCAATTTCCCAAGCCCTATCCGGCGTGTTTAGCAATGCGTTGGGATCGAGTGTTTCGGAGCTGAATTTCAAAAATATCACCGATCAATTGTCAGGGGTGATGTATGAATATCCGTTTCGAGTTCCGGCTTACTATGCCCTGATTATTCGATCGCTGGTGACCCTCGAAGGGATTGCGATCAATGTGGATCCGGAATTCAAAGTGCTCAGCAAAGCCTATCCTTACATTGCCAAACGATTGCTCACGGATCCGGCTCCAGAACTACGGGCTTCGTTGCAAGATTTGCTGTTTCGGGAAGGAGATTTTCGTTGGAATCGGTTAGAAAATCTGTTGCGAAATGCCAAGGACAGTACTGATTATGATCTCAATGAAGGGATTGATCGGGCAGCAGAGTTTCTGTTTTCGGAGCGTGGGGAATTTATTCGCCAGCAGGTCGCCAATCGGTTAGTGGAAGCGATCGACGCGGCGGGCCAAAGTGCTTGGCGATCGCTCTTGGACAATTGGGGCAAGTTCCTGAACCGCAACCCGGGCAGTCCGGCAAGTTCCAACCCGGGAACCAACCCCAGCAACCCGCGCGAAACCCTGGAGCGGTTGCAACGCATTTGGCAGTTGCTTCAGGAAACGCCTGGGTTTGATTCCATGAAGCTGTTGCAGTTGGCGGCGCGGATCCTGGTGCGGCCGGAAACCCAGCAGTTGGGTCAACAAATCGCCGGAGAGTTAGCCCAACGCGCGATCGCCCGGTTGATTCGGGAGGTGTTGGTGGCGCGATCGCCCCAGCCAATGACCGATTCCAAGGCGGCCGTCCCGATCGCAGCTCTGCGTTAG
- a CDS encoding calcium-binding protein, producing the protein MATTPTTDTVVIPTSTTPTTTSGTTGTTGTTGTTSTTGTTGTTGTTTGTTGTTTGTTGTTTGTTGTTTGTTGTTGTTGTTGTTGTTTSTTGTTGTTTGTTGTTTGTTGTTTGATGTTGTTTGTTDTTGTTGTTSTTGTTGTTGTTPDPTGTTTGAAIDPSLCFDEKFYLEQNPDVVAAVQSGSIKSAYQHFLTVGQFEDRAPSLVFDPKAYLELNVDLKISLKASGFRSAFEHFIKAGVQERRVGSYFFNPNEYLKTNGDVDGFILFNNLSFSYSYKHFLTVGVKEGRNSGTFFDGKYYLEANPDAAAAVASGQFSSAFAHFQAVGFTKGLSPSPKFNQDLYLDFNEDLSKAFKGGQVKNLFKHFLEFGIKEKRDADFTNSPLSDRPSEGDDFFRGGSNKDVFNGLGGDDKIFGFGGDDILTGNAGDDLIFGGDGNDFIVGGAGKDILVGDQGDDSILGGEGDDSIEGGYGKDALWGGAGKDVFLFGKLDVTATTGSDSLTGGTSGSTTGGTTGSTSTTGTTLGTTTGTTGTGTTSTGTTGTGTTGTGTTGTGTTGTGTTGSTTGSSSIDPLTGEATIYDFSTKDDRIALAANLGFKSGGDVLKAVTQKGRDEDGNFFSIVKVSSGFSLKIYSEAELVASNFRIFGLPDTNTGGSTGGSTGGGSSTGGTTGGGTTGGSLSGSTTNVTNITNITNITNITNITNISLGGGLLGLPPGLAKQIVGGKRTFDTLPPGIGKRFGKGDDD; encoded by the coding sequence ATGGCTACAACACCCACCACGGACACTGTAGTTATTCCAACTTCCACCACCCCAACCACCACATCCGGAACCACGGGCACGACGGGAACCACCGGAACCACGAGCACCACGGGCACGACGGGAACCACAGGCACGACCACGGGAACCACCGGGACAACCACGGGAACTACCGGGACGACCACGGGAACTACCGGGACGACCACGGGAACCACGGGCACGACTGGAACCACAGGCACGACCGGAACCACCGGGACAACTACGAGCACAACGGGAACCACCGGGACAACAACCGGAACCACCGGGACAACAACCGGAACCACCGGGACAACTACGGGCGCAACGGGAACCACCGGGACAACGACCGGAACCACAGACACGACCGGCACGACCGGAACCACGAGTACCACGGGCACGACTGGAACCACGGGTACAACCCCCGACCCCACCGGAACCACAACGGGAGCCGCGATCGACCCGTCCCTTTGCTTCGACGAAAAGTTCTATCTGGAGCAAAATCCTGATGTGGTCGCTGCTGTGCAGAGTGGCTCCATCAAGAGCGCCTATCAGCACTTCCTAACGGTTGGGCAGTTTGAAGATCGGGCCCCTTCGTTGGTCTTCGATCCGAAGGCATATCTGGAGCTAAACGTTGACCTGAAGATTTCGCTGAAAGCTAGCGGCTTCCGCAGCGCCTTTGAACACTTCATCAAAGCCGGTGTTCAAGAACGGCGGGTGGGCAGCTACTTCTTCAACCCCAATGAATATCTGAAGACCAACGGTGATGTTGATGGGTTCATTCTGTTCAACAATCTGTCGTTTTCCTACAGCTACAAGCACTTCTTGACTGTTGGGGTCAAGGAAGGACGCAACAGCGGCACATTTTTTGATGGCAAGTATTATCTGGAAGCCAATCCGGATGCCGCAGCGGCGGTTGCCAGCGGCCAATTCAGCAGCGCTTTTGCCCACTTCCAAGCGGTTGGTTTTACGAAGGGTCTCAGCCCTTCGCCCAAGTTCAACCAAGATCTCTACCTGGACTTCAACGAAGACCTTTCCAAGGCCTTCAAGGGCGGACAGGTCAAGAATCTGTTCAAGCACTTCCTAGAATTCGGCATCAAGGAAAAACGGGATGCAGATTTCACGAATTCGCCTTTGTCTGACCGGCCCAGCGAGGGAGATGATTTCTTCCGGGGTGGTTCCAACAAAGATGTGTTCAATGGCCTGGGTGGCGATGACAAGATCTTTGGCTTCGGTGGCGATGACATCCTGACGGGCAATGCTGGGGATGACCTGATCTTTGGCGGCGATGGCAATGACTTTATTGTCGGTGGCGCTGGCAAAGATATCCTGGTGGGCGATCAGGGCGATGATTCGATCCTGGGTGGCGAAGGTGACGACTCGATCGAGGGTGGCTACGGTAAGGATGCCCTGTGGGGTGGCGCTGGTAAGGATGTGTTCCTGTTTGGCAAGTTGGATGTGACGGCCACTACGGGTTCCGATTCGTTGACGGGCGGCACGAGCGGATCGACCACGGGCGGCACGACGGGTTCGACTTCCACCACGGGGACTACGCTCGGAACCACCACCGGGACTACGGGCACGGGTACGACGAGCACAGGTACAACTGGTACGGGCACGACGGGTACGGGTACAACTGGTACGGGTACGACGGGCACGGGCACAACCGGTTCCACGACGGGCAGTAGCTCGATCGACCCCTTGACCGGCGAAGCGACGATTTATGACTTCTCTACGAAGGACGATCGAATTGCCCTGGCGGCGAATTTGGGCTTCAAGTCCGGTGGCGATGTGCTGAAAGCCGTGACCCAAAAGGGCCGCGACGAAGATGGCAACTTCTTCTCGATCGTCAAGGTTTCCTCGGGCTTCTCGCTGAAGATCTACTCCGAAGCAGAATTGGTTGCCAGCAACTTCCGCATCTTTGGCCTGCCGGACACCAACACGGGCGGTAGCACGGGTGGTAGCACGGGCGGCGGTAGCAGCACAGGCGGCACCACAGGCGGCGGCACTACGGGTGGTAGCCTCAGCGGTTCCACCACCAACGTGACGAACATCACCAATATTACGAACATCACCAACATCACGAACATCACCAACATCAGCCTGGGCGGTGGTTTGTTGGGTCTGCCGCCCGGATTGGCGAAACAAATCGTTGGTGGCAAGCGGACGTTTGACACCCTGCCCCCTGGTATTGGTAAGCGCTTCGGCAAGGGTGATGACGATTAA
- a CDS encoding VOC family protein codes for MDRLDYRGALVVLADGMGGQLGAFYRSLLGDPVRSIGSGYWEFGLTGGLRLGIFRPQPEQMERFQGATGGFCLCLEVVNLDQAIALVSDRGATLAGPVRIASHGREIDAIDPAGNRLILYEPNELANSGIKNS; via the coding sequence GTGGATCGGTTGGACTATCGTGGAGCGCTGGTGGTTTTGGCGGATGGGATGGGGGGACAGTTGGGCGCGTTTTATCGATCGCTCCTGGGAGATCCGGTGCGATCGATCGGTTCGGGCTATTGGGAATTTGGGCTAACGGGCGGTCTGCGCTTAGGAATTTTTCGGCCCCAACCCGAACAGATGGAACGCTTTCAGGGCGCAACGGGGGGCTTTTGTCTCTGCTTGGAAGTGGTGAATTTGGATCAAGCGATCGCCCTGGTGAGCGATCGGGGGGCCACCTTGGCGGGGCCAGTGCGCATTGCGAGCCACGGCCGGGAAATTGACGCGATCGACCCGGCGGGGAACCGTTTGATTCTCTATGAGCCAAATGAATTGGCGAATTCTGGAATTAAGAATTCTTGA
- a CDS encoding Cof-type HAD-IIB family hydrolase: MVFTEAWQSGSGGQQPFPHHLARAIRLIVLDIDGTIAGRNNQINPPVLAAIQAAQARGLAVTIATGRMYCSALRFHREIQTPLPLIAYQGAWMDQPDHSQPADRPKPKPLFHRPLDRTVAREVVDFLEEPAWGDRLSVHLYVNDRLLIRQLTPASQDYADRTGVTPIEVGDLRQVLAQGPEPTKVLALSPDRHLTRDLLEKLRQRYCAQEAYLTTSVSTFLEVAHPDVNKGNALRHLAEQQLGLRPEQVMFVGDNFNDLEAIAYAGLGVAMGDAPEPVKAIAQWVAPSVEEDGAARAIEQVLAASGSVL, from the coding sequence ATGGTGTTTACAGAAGCTTGGCAATCGGGCAGTGGCGGACAGCAGCCATTTCCCCATCATTTGGCCCGTGCAATTCGGTTGATTGTGTTGGATATTGACGGCACAATCGCGGGTCGAAATAACCAAATTAATCCCCCGGTTTTGGCCGCGATCCAAGCGGCTCAGGCCCGGGGCTTGGCTGTCACCATTGCCACAGGGCGCATGTATTGCTCGGCGTTGCGGTTTCATCGGGAGATTCAAACCCCCCTACCGCTGATTGCCTATCAGGGGGCTTGGATGGATCAACCTGACCACAGCCAACCGGCCGATCGCCCTAAGCCCAAGCCACTGTTTCACCGCCCGCTGGATCGGACTGTGGCGCGGGAGGTGGTTGACTTTTTGGAGGAGCCAGCCTGGGGCGATCGCCTGTCGGTGCATTTGTATGTGAACGATCGCTTGCTGATTCGTCAACTAACACCGGCCAGCCAAGATTATGCCGATCGCACGGGCGTGACCCCGATCGAAGTGGGAGATTTGCGGCAAGTGCTGGCTCAGGGCCCCGAACCCACGAAGGTGTTGGCCCTCAGTCCCGATCGCCACTTAACCCGCGATCTTTTGGAAAAACTGCGCCAGCGCTACTGTGCTCAGGAAGCTTACCTCACCACGTCCGTATCCACCTTTTTGGAAGTGGCGCACCCGGATGTGAACAAGGGCAATGCACTTCGGCACTTGGCGGAGCAACAGTTGGGTTTACGGCCGGAGCAGGTGATGTTTGTGGGCGATAACTTCAATGATTTGGAAGCGATCGCCTATGCCGGTTTGGGGGTGGCCATGGGGGATGCGCCGGAACCGGTCAAGGCGATCGCCCAATGGGTTGCGCCGTCTGTGGAGGAGGATGGGGCTGCTCGGGCGATCGAGCAAGTTTTGGCCGCCAGTGGCTCAGTTCTTTAG